The sequence CCCCGCGAAGGCGGGGACCCAGGGGCCGCGTCCACAAGCTGGTGGATGAATCTGGATCCCCGCCTTCGCGGGGATGAGCGGCTGAAGTTACTCCGCCAAAATCCCCGCCAGCACGTCCAGGTCCACGTTGCCGCCGCTGAGCACTGCCACGGCCTTGGTCAGGTCGCCGCCGCGCTTGAGCGCGCCCGCCGTCGAGACCGCCCCGCTGGGCTCGGCCAGAAGCTTGGCGCCGGTGGCGATCAGGCGCATGGCGGCCTTGATCTCGGCTTCGGTGACCGTGACGATCTCGTCGACATAGGTCCTGATATGCGGCCAGGTCAGGTCGCCCACCTGCTGCACCCGCAGGCCGTCGGCGATGGTGCGGGCGGTCTCCTCGGCGGTCAGGCCGACGATGTGGCCGGCCTTGAACGACTGCCAGGCGTCGTTGGCCAGTTCCGGCTCGACCCCGATCACCTTGACCCCCGGCCGGGCTTGCTTGATCGCCGCCGAGACCCCGCCCAACAGGCCGCCGCCGGAAACGGGGGTATAGACCACCAGGGCGTCGGGCGCTTGATCCAGGATCTCCAGGCCGATGGTCCCGGTCCCCTGCATGATGGTCAGAAGATCGTAGGGCGGGACTAGGGCGTAGCCGTGCTCGGCCTGGATCGCCTTGGCGTGCAGCATCCGCTCGTGGCTGGAGCCGCCCACTGTGATCACCTCGGCGCCCCAGCGGCGGGTGCCCTCCAGCTTGGCCTTGGGGGCGTTGTTGGGCATGACGATGACGGCCTTAACGCCCAGCCGGTTGGCGGCATAGGAGACGGCCTGGGCGTGGTTGCCGCTGGAAAAGGCGATCACGCCGCGGGCGCGCTCCTCGTCGCTCAGCGACAGGATGGCGTTGAAGGCGCCCCGGATCTTGAACGCCCCGATCGGGTGCAGGCTCTCGGCCTTCAGCCGCAGGCCCTCCGGCGTGATGGCGACCAGCGGGGTCGGGTTCACATAGGGCGCGATGCGGGTCCGGGCGGCCTCGAAGTCGGCCAGGGGGATCAGGGTCTCGGTCATGGGACTGCTCTGTTGAACTCGGACTGGATTCCCCCCAACCCGCTCATCCCGGCGAATGCCGGGACCCA is a genomic window of Phenylobacterium montanum containing:
- a CDS encoding threonine ammonia-lyase, producing the protein MTETLIPLADFEAARTRIAPYVNPTPLVAITPEGLRLKAESLHPIGAFKIRGAFNAILSLSDEERARGVIAFSSGNHAQAVSYAANRLGVKAVIVMPNNAPKAKLEGTRRWGAEVITVGGSSHERMLHAKAIQAEHGYALVPPYDLLTIMQGTGTIGLEILDQAPDALVVYTPVSGGGLLGGVSAAIKQARPGVKVIGVEPELANDAWQSFKAGHIVGLTAEETARTIADGLRVQQVGDLTWPHIRTYVDEIVTVTEAEIKAAMRLIATGAKLLAEPSGAVSTAGALKRGGDLTKAVAVLSGGNVDLDVLAGILAE